One window from the genome of Alkalihalobacillus sp. LMS6 encodes:
- a CDS encoding YpmA family protein, protein MENADTKMKVLSTVTIDRTDDFYKVVDQLNRTLKDKGLTFGFALDEKDQEKIVFTIYEV, encoded by the coding sequence ATGGAAAATGCGGATACGAAAATGAAAGTTTTATCAACGGTTACGATTGATCGTACTGATGATTTTTATAAGGTGGTTGATCAATTAAATCGTACTTTAAAAGACAAAGGCTTAACATTTGGGTTTGCGCTCGATGAAAAAGATCAAGAAAAAATTGTGTTTACCATTTATGAAGTGTAG
- a CDS encoding DUF5590 domain-containing protein, with protein sequence MRRKGIYIALIAGIFLVSGLSIWLYQTIRSPLLAEAEDGASLALSEDLLAQVDDVSYYHGGESYWVLTGVNEENEHQLLFMNQNWEETEEYYLFNQEDGVEKNEMVDTVSQELNVSSFESIQLGIENGQPVYEFTYVTNGSRVFYYTLFETGEYLKSYSIHTAP encoded by the coding sequence ATGAGACGTAAAGGCATTTATATTGCTTTAATAGCGGGGATTTTTCTCGTAAGTGGGTTAAGCATTTGGCTGTACCAAACGATTCGATCTCCTTTGTTAGCAGAAGCAGAAGATGGTGCATCACTTGCGTTAAGCGAAGATTTGTTAGCGCAAGTGGATGACGTTTCCTATTATCATGGTGGAGAAAGCTATTGGGTCTTAACAGGCGTGAATGAAGAAAACGAACATCAACTGTTATTTATGAACCAAAATTGGGAAGAAACAGAAGAATATTATCTATTTAACCAAGAAGATGGTGTAGAAAAAAATGAAATGGTTGATACTGTATCACAAGAGTTAAATGTATCGTCGTTTGAATCCATTCAACTTGGTATTGAAAATGGACAACCAGTGTATGAATTCACGTACGTAACAAATGGTTCACGAGTATTTTATTACACATTATTTGAAACAGGTGAGTATTTAAAAAGTTACAGCATTCATACAGCGCCTTAA
- the nth gene encoding endonuclease III → MLSKKDTQYAVDQMGEMFPEAECELVHENPFELLVAVMLSAQCTDALVNRVTPALFAKYKTPEDYVAVDLEELQTDIRSIGLYRNKAKNIKKMAQSLIDDHGGEVPAAREALEALAGVGRKTANVVTSVAFDIPAIAVDTHVERVSKRLGICRWKDSVKQVEETLEKKIHKQDWSDAHHRMIFFGRYHCKAQNPQCQQCPLAFMCREGKKRLKGVEEHG, encoded by the coding sequence ATGTTATCAAAAAAAGATACCCAATATGCGGTTGATCAAATGGGAGAGATGTTTCCGGAAGCTGAATGTGAATTGGTTCATGAAAATCCATTTGAACTGCTTGTCGCGGTAATGTTGTCTGCGCAATGCACAGACGCACTTGTGAACCGTGTCACGCCGGCTTTGTTTGCTAAATATAAGACACCAGAAGATTATGTCGCTGTTGATTTAGAAGAATTGCAAACGGATATTCGCTCTATTGGGTTGTATCGAAATAAAGCAAAAAACATTAAAAAAATGGCGCAATCGCTCATTGACGACCATGGTGGCGAAGTGCCTGCTGCAAGAGAAGCGTTAGAGGCACTTGCTGGAGTAGGTCGAAAAACAGCAAACGTTGTGACAAGTGTTGCTTTTGATATACCTGCAATTGCTGTTGATACACATGTTGAGCGCGTCTCTAAGCGCTTAGGCATTTGTCGTTGGAAAGATTCGGTTAAACAAGTGGAAGAAACGCTTGAGAAAAAAATTCATAAACAGGATTGGTCCGATGCTCATCATCGAATGATATTTTTTGGGCGCTATCATTGCAAGGCGCAAAACCCACAATGTCAACAATGTCCACTAGCGTTTATGTGTCGAGAAGGAAAGAAACGGTTGAAAGGGGTGGAGGAACATGGATAA
- a CDS encoding YpoC family protein, with amino-acid sequence MDKIVPPSFCVQPFYKKGAHISIHPSHTFLERQWAHPFSEDITMLTKPWQTGATEAIRILVDSFESNQATYKVYFKEGKAKEIAHEQNVMKAMMVQALFWLNGQNVDLMNLKQAISSFAYTPLNTQDRLVFILSHQNDRAFVQLCSFMDDLKKLNERVNLLKRGSQL; translated from the coding sequence ATGGATAAAATCGTTCCTCCGTCTTTCTGTGTCCAGCCGTTTTATAAAAAGGGTGCGCACATATCTATTCATCCGTCTCATACATTTTTGGAGCGTCAGTGGGCGCATCCATTCTCTGAAGATATTACGATGTTAACGAAACCTTGGCAGACTGGTGCGACGGAAGCGATTCGCATTTTGGTCGACTCGTTTGAGAGTAATCAAGCTACGTATAAGGTTTACTTTAAAGAAGGCAAAGCAAAAGAAATTGCGCATGAACAAAATGTCATGAAAGCGATGATGGTGCAGGCACTATTTTGGCTAAACGGTCAAAATGTTGATTTAATGAACCTGAAGCAAGCCATATCTTCATTTGCTTACACGCCTTTGAATACGCAAGATCGATTGGTTTTTATTTTATCTCATCAAAATGATCGAGCATTCGTTCAATTATGTTCCTTTATGGATGACCTTAAAAAATTGAATGAACGAGTCAATCTGTTAAAGAGAGGAAGTCAACTGTGA
- the asnS gene encoding asparagine--tRNA ligase: protein MKTTIAQVGQFVEQEVTIGAWLANKRSSGKIAFLQLRDGTGFMQGVVVKADVEEALFQKAKSLTQETSLYVTGVVREDDRSAFGYELTVTDLQVIHEAEGYPITPKAHGTEFLMDNRHLWIRSKKQHAVMKIRNEIIKATYEYFFANGFTKLDSPILTGSSPEGTSELFHTKYFDEDAFLSQSGQLYAEAGAMALNRVFTFGPTFRAEKSKTRRHLIEFWMIEPEMAFVEHEESLDIQESYVCHLAAHVLTHCELELDLLERDKNKLAAIKGPFPRIKYDDALALLHEKGFDDIVWGDDFGSPHETALAEHYDKPVFITHYPKSLKPFYMQPAPDRDDVVLCADLIAPEGYGEIIGGSERIHDYDLLKQEIEAHGLPLEAYQWYLDLRKYGSVPHSGFGLGLERTVAWMSGIEHVRETIAFPRLLNRLYP, encoded by the coding sequence TTGAAAACAACCATTGCCCAGGTGGGTCAATTTGTAGAACAAGAAGTGACAATTGGAGCGTGGCTCGCTAACAAACGCTCGAGCGGAAAAATTGCGTTCTTACAACTTCGAGATGGAACAGGCTTTATGCAAGGTGTCGTTGTGAAAGCCGATGTAGAAGAAGCGCTGTTTCAAAAAGCAAAAAGCTTAACGCAAGAAACATCGCTCTATGTGACAGGAGTTGTTCGTGAAGACGATCGATCTGCATTCGGCTACGAATTAACCGTAACAGATCTTCAAGTCATTCACGAAGCAGAAGGGTATCCGATTACACCGAAAGCGCATGGAACAGAATTTTTAATGGATAACCGCCATTTATGGATTCGTTCAAAAAAACAGCATGCGGTCATGAAAATCCGTAACGAAATTATTAAAGCAACGTACGAGTACTTTTTTGCAAATGGGTTTACAAAATTAGACTCGCCTATTTTAACGGGAAGTTCACCGGAAGGCACGTCGGAATTGTTTCACACGAAATACTTTGACGAAGACGCGTTTCTTTCGCAAAGTGGACAACTTTATGCTGAAGCAGGTGCAATGGCGTTAAACCGTGTGTTTACATTTGGACCAACATTCCGAGCGGAAAAATCTAAAACCCGTCGTCACTTAATTGAATTCTGGATGATTGAACCAGAGATGGCGTTTGTGGAGCATGAAGAGAGTTTAGATATTCAAGAATCGTATGTGTGTCACTTAGCAGCGCATGTGTTAACCCACTGTGAGTTGGAGCTTGATCTTCTTGAACGTGATAAAAACAAGCTTGCTGCAATTAAAGGACCATTCCCACGAATTAAGTATGATGATGCCCTTGCACTTTTACATGAAAAGGGCTTTGATGACATTGTGTGGGGCGATGATTTTGGTTCGCCACATGAAACGGCGCTTGCAGAGCATTATGACAAGCCAGTATTTATAACGCATTATCCAAAATCGTTAAAACCGTTCTATATGCAGCCGGCTCCAGATCGTGATGATGTTGTCCTATGTGCCGATCTCATTGCGCCTGAAGGATACGGTGAGATTATTGGTGGCTCTGAAAGAATCCATGACTACGATTTATTAAAACAGGAAATTGAAGCTCACGGATTACCATTAGAAGCGTATCAATGGTATTTAGATCTTCGTAAATATGGATCCGTGCCGCACTCTGGTTTCGGTTTAGGTCTTGAGCGAACCGTTGCTTGGATGTCAGGCATTGAACATGTAAGAGAAACGATTGCGTTTCCACGATTATTAAATCGTTTATATCCATAA
- a CDS encoding DnaD domain-containing protein: MVALKWVQQKQVTVPHLLLEHYTRLNINETELVLLIQIQRLIDSGDSFPTPQTLSEQMTLSVEDCAEKIGQLVRKRLLLIKNSRDEETNMMYEYCSLEPLWMLLIQHLETKESEKHGNKAAEQEGQLFQQFEQEFARPLSPIEVETISMWIDQDTHTIALIQAALKEAVISGKLNFRYIDRILFEWQRNGIKTVEQAHAHSERFRKKTPIPTKEKERRQAPTQSENIPGFNWLENL; this comes from the coding sequence ATGGTAGCATTGAAATGGGTTCAGCAAAAACAAGTAACTGTGCCTCATCTTCTTTTAGAGCATTATACAAGATTGAACATTAACGAGACAGAGCTCGTTCTTTTAATACAAATTCAACGCTTAATTGATAGTGGTGATTCATTTCCGACTCCACAAACGTTAAGTGAACAAATGACGCTTTCGGTAGAAGACTGTGCCGAAAAAATTGGACAGCTTGTACGAAAACGACTTTTACTTATAAAAAATAGTCGCGATGAAGAAACGAATATGATGTATGAATACTGTTCGCTTGAACCACTTTGGATGTTGCTCATTCAGCATTTGGAAACAAAGGAAAGCGAAAAACATGGAAACAAAGCAGCTGAACAGGAAGGTCAACTTTTTCAACAGTTTGAACAAGAATTTGCGCGCCCTTTATCTCCTATTGAAGTTGAGACCATTTCCATGTGGATTGATCAAGATACACATACAATAGCACTCATTCAAGCTGCCTTAAAAGAAGCAGTCATTTCAGGTAAATTAAATTTCCGTTATATTGACCGTATTTTATTTGAATGGCAACGGAATGGAATTAAAACCGTAGAGCAAGCGCATGCCCATAGTGAGCGGTTCAGAAAAAAAACACCGATTCCAACGAAAGAAAAAGAGCGCAGACAAGCACCAACACAATCTGAGAACATTCCTGGATTTAATTGGTTAGAAAATTTGTAA